Proteins encoded by one window of Xanthomonas sp. DAR 80977:
- a CDS encoding NAD(P) transhydrogenase subunit alpha codes for MNLDLSMSWMIALYVFMLAAFTGYEVIGKVPSILHTPLMSGSNFIHGIVVVGAMHALFNADSVAGQAIGFVGVLLGAGNAAGGYVVTDRMLAMFKPSAKPASASASATPKE; via the coding sequence ATGAATCTCGACCTGTCGATGAGCTGGATGATCGCGTTGTACGTGTTCATGCTCGCCGCGTTCACCGGCTACGAAGTGATCGGCAAGGTGCCGTCGATCCTGCACACGCCGCTGATGTCCGGTTCCAACTTCATCCACGGCATCGTCGTGGTCGGCGCGATGCACGCGCTGTTCAACGCCGACAGCGTCGCCGGCCAGGCGATCGGCTTCGTCGGCGTGCTGCTCGGCGCCGGCAACGCCGCCGGCGGCTACGTGGTCACCGACCGCATGCTGGCGATGTTCAAGCCCAGCGCCAAGCCCGCCTCCGCCTCCGCCTCCGCCACCCCGAAGGAATAG
- a CDS encoding NAD(P)(+) transhydrogenase (Re/Si-specific) subunit beta — protein sequence MLQLLVELSGFAAALLFILGLKRMSSPVTALRGIVLAGIGMLVAVAAAFGYLADLQPGARPHALTNLALALLALALGGAWAWRSGRKVAVTAMPQMVALYNGMGGGAAAAVAAVALTSRQPQHGGLHLAVTVLGALIGSISLSGSVIAWAKLDGRIDSAWRFKGQSAFNAGVFVAALALGALVVAQVGGGWAALAFFVAALGFGVLMTLPIGGADMPVVISLYNAFTGLAVGLEGFALQNPALMIAGMVVGSAGTLLTVLMAKAMNRSLANVLFSNFGDGAAVAQGDVQGRMTAVDAGDAAVAMRYASSVIIVPGYGLAVAQAQARLYELVKLLQAADVDVKFAIHPVAGRMPGHMNVLLAEAGVPYDLIFDMEDINDSFASTDVALVIGANDVVNPAARTDKASPIYGMPILNADQAHQVYVIKRGQGKGYAGVENLLFYGDNCDMVYGDAAAVLNRMVQAVKELAV from the coding sequence ATGCTGCAGTTACTGGTGGAACTGAGCGGGTTCGCCGCCGCCCTGTTGTTCATCCTCGGCCTCAAGCGCATGTCCTCGCCGGTGACCGCGCTGCGCGGCATCGTGCTGGCCGGCATCGGCATGCTGGTCGCGGTCGCCGCCGCGTTCGGCTATCTGGCCGACCTGCAGCCGGGCGCGCGGCCGCATGCGCTGACCAATCTCGCCCTGGCGTTGCTGGCGCTGGCGCTGGGCGGCGCCTGGGCCTGGCGCAGCGGGCGCAAGGTCGCGGTGACCGCGATGCCGCAGATGGTGGCGCTGTACAACGGCATGGGCGGCGGCGCCGCGGCGGCGGTCGCCGCGGTCGCGCTGACCTCGCGGCAGCCGCAGCACGGCGGCCTGCACCTGGCGGTGACCGTGCTCGGCGCGTTGATCGGATCGATCTCGCTGTCCGGTTCGGTGATCGCCTGGGCCAAGCTCGACGGCCGCATCGACAGCGCCTGGCGCTTCAAGGGCCAGAGCGCGTTCAACGCGGGCGTGTTCGTCGCCGCGCTGGCGCTCGGCGCGCTGGTCGTGGCGCAGGTCGGCGGCGGCTGGGCGGCGCTGGCGTTCTTCGTCGCCGCGCTCGGCTTCGGCGTGCTGATGACGCTGCCGATCGGCGGCGCCGACATGCCGGTGGTGATCTCGCTGTACAACGCCTTCACCGGCCTGGCGGTGGGCCTGGAAGGCTTCGCGCTGCAGAACCCGGCGCTGATGATCGCCGGCATGGTGGTCGGCTCGGCCGGCACGTTGCTGACCGTGCTGATGGCCAAGGCGATGAACCGCTCGCTGGCCAATGTGCTGTTCAGTAATTTCGGCGACGGCGCGGCGGTGGCGCAGGGCGACGTGCAGGGGCGCATGACCGCGGTCGATGCCGGCGATGCGGCGGTGGCGATGCGCTATGCCTCCAGCGTGATCATCGTGCCCGGCTACGGCCTGGCGGTGGCGCAGGCGCAGGCGCGGCTGTACGAACTGGTCAAGCTGCTGCAGGCCGCCGACGTGGACGTGAAGTTCGCGATCCACCCGGTCGCCGGGCGCATGCCCGGGCACATGAACGTGCTGCTCGCCGAAGCCGGCGTGCCCTACGACCTGATCTTCGACATGGAAGACATCAACGACAGCTTCGCCAGCACCGACGTGGCGCTGGTGATCGGCGCCAACGACGTGGTCAACCCGGCCGCGCGCACCGACAAGGCCTCGCCGATCTACGGCATGCCGATCCTCAACGCCGACCAGGCGCACCAGGTCTACGTGATCAAGCGCGGCCAGGGCAAGGGCTACGCCGGCGTGGAGAACCTGCTGTTCTACGGCGACAACTGCGACATGGTCTACGGCGATGCCGCCGCGGTGCTCAACCGCATGGTGCAGGCGGTCAAGGAACTGGCCGTCTGA
- a CDS encoding NAD-dependent succinate-semialdehyde dehydrogenase produces MAYATRNPYTGELLASFPEATDAQVLAAIGAADAAFQQWRHASFAERAKVMHAAAQLLRADVRGYAQLLTLEMGKLIGEAEAEVTLSADIFEYYAVNAERLLAPEALPVADPAEGEAIVVHDPLGVLLAIEPWNFPYYQIARIIAPQLSAGNTVLLKHASNVPQCAARFEALMAEAGLPAGAFANLYATRTQVETILNDPRVHGVALTGSEGAGAIVAAQAAKALKKSTMELGGADAFVVLADAELDKTVKWAVFGRHWNGGQVCVSSKRMIVVREVYAEFLRRYRAGVAALKAGDPMDPATTLAPLSSQGAADELKLQIAAAVEHGATATEVGPPVPTQGAFVQPTILTNVTPDNPAYHQEFFGPVSMLFEAADEDDAVRIANDSPFGLGGSVFTADTARGVAVARRISTGMVFVNHPTMVKADLPFGGVRRSGYGRELIGLGIKEFVNHKLIDVVDIDAPF; encoded by the coding sequence ATGGCTTATGCGACCCGCAATCCCTACACCGGCGAACTGCTCGCCAGCTTTCCCGAGGCCACCGACGCGCAGGTGCTCGCCGCGATCGGCGCCGCCGATGCCGCCTTCCAGCAGTGGAGGCACGCCTCCTTCGCCGAGCGCGCCAAGGTCATGCACGCGGCGGCGCAGCTGTTGCGCGCCGATGTGCGCGGCTATGCCCAGTTGCTGACCCTGGAAATGGGCAAGCTGATCGGCGAGGCCGAGGCCGAGGTGACCTTGTCGGCCGACATCTTCGAGTACTACGCGGTCAACGCCGAGCGCCTGCTGGCGCCGGAAGCGCTGCCGGTGGCCGATCCGGCCGAGGGCGAGGCGATCGTGGTGCACGACCCGCTGGGCGTGCTGCTGGCGATCGAGCCGTGGAATTTCCCGTACTACCAGATCGCGCGGATCATCGCCCCGCAGCTGTCGGCGGGCAACACGGTGCTGCTCAAGCACGCCTCCAACGTGCCGCAGTGCGCGGCCAGGTTCGAGGCGCTGATGGCCGAGGCGGGCCTGCCGGCCGGCGCGTTCGCCAACCTCTACGCCACCCGCACCCAGGTGGAGACGATCCTCAACGATCCGCGCGTGCACGGCGTGGCGCTGACCGGCTCGGAGGGCGCCGGCGCCATCGTCGCCGCGCAGGCGGCCAAGGCGCTGAAGAAGTCGACCATGGAACTGGGCGGCGCCGACGCGTTCGTGGTGCTGGCCGACGCCGAACTGGACAAGACGGTGAAGTGGGCGGTGTTCGGCCGCCACTGGAACGGCGGCCAAGTGTGCGTGTCGTCCAAGCGCATGATCGTGGTGCGGGAGGTGTACGCGGAATTCCTGCGTCGCTACCGCGCGGGCGTGGCGGCGCTGAAGGCCGGCGATCCGATGGATCCGGCGACCACGCTGGCGCCGCTGTCCTCGCAGGGCGCGGCCGACGAACTCAAGCTGCAGATCGCCGCGGCGGTCGAACACGGCGCCACCGCCACCGAGGTCGGGCCGCCGGTGCCGACGCAGGGCGCGTTCGTGCAGCCGACCATCCTGACCAATGTGACCCCGGACAACCCGGCCTACCACCAGGAGTTCTTCGGCCCGGTGTCGATGCTGTTCGAGGCCGCCGACGAGGACGATGCGGTGCGCATCGCCAACGACTCGCCGTTCGGGCTGGGCGGCTCGGTGTTCACCGCCGACACCGCGCGCGGCGTGGCGGTGGCCAGGCGCATCTCCACCGGCATGGTGTTCGTCAACCATCCGACCATGGTCAAGGCCGACCTGCCGTTCGGCGGCGTGCGCCGCTCCGGCTACGGCCGCGAGCTGATCGGGCTGGGCATCAAGGAGTTCGTCAACCACAAGCTGATCGACGTGGTGGACATCGACGCGCCGTTCTGA